One genomic segment of Impatiens glandulifera chromosome 6, dImpGla2.1, whole genome shotgun sequence includes these proteins:
- the LOC124942637 gene encoding stemmadenine O-acetyltransferase-like, with product MAETKKKIPLVEIISKEMIKPSLPTPSHLRSYQISSLDQFADLSYIRVVFFYNRPLAGEDAVSGDTNDVIQVLKSSLSETLTHYYPLAGKFVEKDALIDCDDSGAEFTTAVIVGGGDGVFLGAIENPDIDFLDKLVSKEDDDTLKSEEDVILAVRITRFPRGEISVGICLAHKISDAGTLCSFMKLWSAAARILISGESSFKELTVLGPVFDAPRLWPSVPGCPRRPIPLKDEKIIMKKLVFNSSSLTRLKSELSEGVVGEGVPTRVTSLMALIWHAVMNSSSEPPTKHMLGFPANIRKKMSPPLPDNTFGNIVKFVTVANSVGDVTLGGVLGLIKEVIGKVDEEYAKKKGVPIHEPFLKMFSSLSKMNMTIITSWCWFPFYEVDLGRGRPVWMTCLRRAVLSDILLIDGPDGGIDALIGLNVEIMDKFEKNPNIISFCDHSITYG from the exons ATGGCAGAAACAAAGAAGAAGATTCCTTTAGTAGAGATTATCTCAAAGGAGATGATAAAACCTTCATTACCCACTCCCTCTCATCTCCGCTCCTACCAAATCTCTTCCCTCGATCAATTTGCAGATCTCAGCTACATTCGTGTCGTTTTCTTCTACAATCGTCCTCTCGCCGGAGAAGATGCTGTTTCCGGCGATACTAATGACGTTATTCAAGTCCTCAAAAGTTCATTATCCGAAACCTTGACCCATTACTACCCTCTTGCCGGAAAGTTCGTGGAGAAGGATGCCTTGATTGACTGCGACGACTCCGGCGCTGAGTTTACCACCGCCGTCATTGTCGGCGGCGGTGATGGTGTTTTTTTG GGTGCAATCGAGAATCCAGATATAGATTTCCTTGATAAACTAGTTAGTAAGGAAGATGATGATACATTGAAATCAGAGGAGGATGTCATTCTAGCGGTACGAATAACACGATTTCCTAGAGGTGAAATTTCCGTCGGAATTTGTCTTGCTCATAAGATATCAGACGCAGGCACTTTATGCTCTTTCATGAAGTTATGGTCGGCGGCGGCAAGAATCTTAATCTCCGGCGAATCGAGTTTCAAAGAATTAACTGTTCTCGGACCTGTTTTCGATGCTCCGAGGTTATGGCCTTCCGTTCCCGGATGTCCCCGTCGACCAATACCCCTCAAagatgagaaaataataatgaaaaagcTTGTTTTCAATTCTTCAAGTCTAACAAGACTGAAATCGGAGTTGTCGGAAGGGGTCGTCGGAGAAGGAGTTCCGACGAGAGTAACATCTCTGATGGCTCTCATTTGGCACGCGGTAATGAATTCTTCATCCGAACCACCGACGAAGCACATGCTAGGATTTCCAGCAAACATTCGTAAAAAAATGTCTCCACCTCTACCCGATAACACATTCGGGAACATAGTAAAATTTGTGACGGTTGCGAATAGTGTGGGTGATGTTACTCTTGGAGGGGTTTTGGGTCTGATAAAGGAGGTTATTGGGAAAGTGGATGAGGAATATGCTAAGAAGAAAGGGGTGCCAATACATGAAccatttttgaaaatgttttcttcTTTGTCTAAAATGAATATGACTATAATAACAAGTTGGTGTTGGTTTCCTTTTTACGAGGTTGATTTGGGACGAGGCAGGCCGGTTTGGATGACTTGTTTAAGACGAGCTGTTTTATCagacattttattaattgatgGACCGGATGGAGGAATTGATGCATTGATTGGGCTAAATGTGGAGATAATGGACAAGTTTGAGAAGAACCCGAATATCATTTCCTTTTGTGATCACTCCATTACATATGGatga